From a region of the Bacteroidota bacterium genome:
- a CDS encoding putative porin, whose product MIQNYNMHKTVKFVFLYLILMLSSIVAYSQRSSIKYYNTDISRTLSNDFEFSDTTLNNVQIFSPIYKRNNANLNLGNIGQPWLSLDGVKINSGFNLGLSPYKNYMINPDEFMYIVPHKNSCTDIKYMQGLRSNGVVSLDLVHTQYIKKKYPFALVLNRLGSTGNYLHQNTDWYNTQIMGNIYNKDSNYILVYRIAFSKGSIEHNGGIQDTGNFDSTAFDFRNYLPVNLNNALSKLSSKQIQFVQGVSFGKRKEKSDTIAKKQYKYRLTHYTTFYTFKHLYSDDSIDGLTYPYRNYNAASSDSVTETRLSNRLVFAPIYDNDANMKSLHYSLYVDHSYYSIRDSNKAMFNNIKVGGDLSKSISNLFKLSGKGYYYLNGYNQNDYHINLSLTKDLFKRDTGAKPIKYLSLWLNVTTTKNEADYLAKSFYSNHYNWHTSLDKVELANLKFNITNLFSNNGNHKTFFKQSLSFDYYMLKNYVYYNPLSMPTQYKGTITGTTVNYSLTGMFRKHFGFNFNANYNFVSDNYYLRLPKYATKTSVYYVGKYFKSPMNYQVGVDVFWFSQIQSYLWNPVAGVFYFDNRHMTGNYPLMDLFFNAEIYQVQLYLKLEHALWGLPTQYQFLPEQYYSATAFPMQPRAIRFGIRWRFGG is encoded by the coding sequence GTGATACAAAACTACAATATGCATAAAACAGTAAAGTTTGTGTTCTTATACTTGATATTAATGTTATCAAGTATAGTTGCATATTCGCAAAGGAGTTCCATCAAATATTATAATACTGATATCAGCAGAACGCTCTCCAATGATTTTGAATTTTCTGATACCACACTTAATAATGTACAAATATTTTCTCCCATCTATAAAAGAAATAATGCCAATCTAAATCTTGGAAATATAGGCCAACCTTGGCTTTCGTTAGATGGAGTAAAAATAAATTCTGGATTTAATTTAGGGCTGAGCCCTTATAAAAACTATATGATAAATCCTGATGAGTTTATGTATATAGTGCCCCATAAAAATTCGTGTACCGATATTAAATATATGCAAGGTTTACGATCGAATGGAGTGGTGAGTCTAGATTTGGTACATACGCAATATATCAAAAAAAAATATCCCTTTGCTTTGGTACTCAATAGGCTGGGTAGTACGGGTAATTATCTGCACCAAAACACGGATTGGTATAACACACAAATAATGGGAAATATATATAATAAAGACAGCAATTATATCTTGGTATACCGTATTGCGTTTTCTAAAGGCAGTATTGAACATAACGGGGGTATACAAGACACAGGCAACTTTGATTCAACCGCATTCGATTTCCGTAATTATTTGCCCGTTAATTTGAATAATGCCCTGAGCAAATTAAGCTCGAAGCAAATTCAGTTTGTTCAAGGAGTCTCGTTTGGTAAAAGGAAGGAAAAATCGGATACTATTGCCAAGAAACAATATAAGTACAGACTTACCCATTATACAACCTTTTATACCTTTAAACATCTATATAGCGATGATTCAATTGATGGTTTAACTTATCCGTATCGTAATTATAATGCTGCATCTAGCGATTCTGTTACAGAAACCAGGTTAAGCAATAGACTGGTTTTTGCACCAATATATGATAATGATGCAAATATGAAAAGTTTGCATTATTCATTGTATGTAGATCATAGTTATTATAGCATTAGGGATTCTAATAAAGCGATGTTTAATAACATAAAGGTTGGGGGTGATTTATCTAAATCCATATCTAATTTATTCAAACTTTCTGGCAAAGGGTATTATTACTTAAATGGATACAACCAAAATGATTATCATATAAATTTATCATTGACCAAGGATTTATTTAAACGAGATACGGGTGCTAAACCAATTAAATACCTGTCTCTTTGGCTAAATGTAACTACAACAAAAAACGAAGCAGATTACCTAGCTAAAAGCTTTTATTCGAATCATTATAATTGGCATACAAGCCTAGATAAAGTAGAGCTAGCAAACTTAAAATTTAACATCACGAATTTGTTTTCCAATAATGGAAATCATAAAACTTTTTTCAAGCAAAGTTTAAGTTTCGATTATTATATGCTCAAAAACTATGTATATTATAATCCGCTTTCAATGCCTACACAATATAAGGGCACGATTACCGGCACTACCGTTAATTATTCGCTTACTGGAATGTTTCGCAAACACTTTGGTTTTAACTTTAATGCAAATTATAATTTTGTGAGTGATAATTATTATTTACGCTTACCAAAATATGCGACAAAAACATCCGTGTATTATGTGGGCAAGTATTTCAAAAGTCCGATGAACTATCAGGTTGGTGTGGATGTATTTTGGTTCTCACAAATTCAATCCTACCTATGGAATCCAGTGGCTGGCGTATTCTATTTCGATAATAGACATATGACAGGCAATTATCCTTTGATGGATTTATTTTTTAATGCAGAAATTTATCAAGTACAACTATATTTAAAACTTGAACACGCATTGTGGGGACTACCCACGCAATACCAGTTCTTGCCCGAACAATACTACTCCGCCACTGCTTTTCCTATGCAACCACGAGCTATTAGATTTGGGATTAGATGGAGATTTGGAGGATGA
- a CDS encoding 3-hydroxyacyl-CoA dehydrogenase NAD-binding domain-containing protein, with protein sequence MKKLEDIKAIAVIGSGTMGVGIAQVFAQHNYPVVLFDVNAEALEKAKIILSTNLDFLVSKAKISAVDKANIFNRVSFETQAEMVIADFIIEAIIENENAKKELFKLLANYNSSDCIFATNTSTIPITKIANGISNPERVLGVHYFNPAHIMKLVEIIAGVQTNKNIAQICYDLMKLTGKTPIMASDAPGFIVNRVARHYYVESLKIAEENIAAIETIDILMENAGFKMGPFKLMDLIGVDVNFSVTNSIYNLFYQDAKFRPSRIQQQLVDAGNHGRKTGKGFYEYK encoded by the coding sequence ATGAAAAAATTAGAAGACATAAAAGCAATCGCAGTAATAGGCTCAGGCACTATGGGTGTGGGCATTGCACAAGTTTTTGCACAGCATAATTATCCTGTTGTATTGTTTGATGTAAATGCAGAGGCGTTAGAAAAAGCGAAAATAATACTTTCTACAAATTTGGATTTCTTGGTGAGCAAAGCAAAAATATCTGCTGTTGACAAAGCAAATATTTTTAATAGGGTGAGCTTTGAAACGCAGGCAGAGATGGTTATTGCCGACTTTATTATAGAAGCCATTATAGAAAATGAAAATGCCAAAAAAGAACTTTTTAAATTATTGGCAAACTATAATAGTTCGGATTGCATATTTGCTACGAACACAAGCACAATACCAATTACCAAAATAGCCAACGGTATCTCCAATCCTGAGCGGGTGTTGGGAGTTCATTATTTCAACCCAGCACATATTATGAAATTGGTTGAAATAATTGCTGGCGTGCAAACCAATAAAAATATCGCTCAAATATGTTATGATTTGATGAAACTTACAGGCAAAACTCCCATCATGGCATCCGATGCTCCAGGTTTTATTGTGAACCGAGTTGCCCGCCATTACTATGTAGAGAGCCTAAAAATTGCCGAAGAAAATATAGCTGCTATCGAAACAATAGATATATTAATGGAAAATGCAGGGTTCAAAATGGGTCCCTTCAAATTGATGGATTTAATAGGAGTGGATGTTAATTTTTCAGTGACTAATTCTATATATAATTTATTTTACCAAGACGCAAAATTTCGCCCTAGC